A region of Clostridia bacterium DNA encodes the following proteins:
- a CDS encoding LysR family transcriptional regulator, with protein sequence MTLRQLRTFCCVVEEGAFHKAAERLFLTQPAVSQQINLLERYYGTKLFVRKGRKISLTPEGRFLYELAKQILSAIDEIPVKFEELRSTGIKTISIGASSLTGTYILPTALNIYRRLYPGIKISLEIGYAKDIIQKLRERQLDFGFFGKHPSWSENGELRFLPVGKDRLVFIVWPGHKWANREMVMPDELKEETFIHSKEGSGMRALVEAYFQKEGVAKPNSTVEMGNIEAVKKGVVNRLGVAIVSYFAVREEISRKELIAVPLFRLDKVSRDLVLVHHRDHKLSSSEIKLCEILREL encoded by the coding sequence ATGACCTTAAGGCAGCTTCGTACTTTCTGCTGTGTAGTAGAAGAGGGGGCTTTTCACAAGGCCGCAGAACGCTTGTTCCTGACCCAACCAGCCGTAAGCCAACAGATAAATCTCCTTGAACGATATTATGGAACTAAGTTATTCGTGCGTAAGGGTAGAAAAATTTCCCTTACCCCGGAAGGTCGCTTCTTGTACGAACTAGCAAAACAGATTTTGTCCGCCATCGATGAAATTCCAGTAAAGTTTGAGGAGCTTCGCAGTACCGGCATAAAGACGATATCTATAGGGGCTTCCAGTTTGACAGGAACTTATATACTCCCCACGGCCCTAAACATATATAGGAGATTGTACCCAGGTATCAAAATCTCTCTTGAAATAGGCTATGCTAAGGATATAATTCAAAAGCTTCGTGAGCGCCAACTTGATTTTGGTTTTTTTGGAAAGCACCCAAGCTGGTCAGAAAATGGAGAGCTAAGGTTTCTACCGGTGGGAAAAGATAGATTAGTATTCATCGTTTGGCCGGGGCATAAGTGGGCGAATAGAGAAATGGTTATGCCGGATGAATTGAAGGAAGAGACTTTTATTCATTCCAAAGAAGGTTCCGGCATGCGTGCGTTGGTTGAAGCTTACTTTCAAAAAGAGGGGGTAGCAAAGCCCAACTCAACCGTGGAAATGGGTAATATTGAAGCTGTTAAGAAAGGGGTAGTAAACCGGCTAGGCGTAGCAATTGTGAGTTATTTTGCTGTACGCGAAGAAATTTCAAGGAAAGAGTTAATAGCAGTACCTCTTTTTCGGTTAGATAAAGTATCAAGAGATCTTGTTTTAGTACATCATAGAGATCACAAGCTAAGTAGCTCTGAGATTAAATTATGTGAAATATTGAGAGAATTATAG
- a CDS encoding PLP-dependent transferase, producing the protein MVQKKKHGFNTLSIHSGSQPFHAVNPPIFMTSTFHFDSLEHAEETFSFARADYVYTRGNNPTLRLLEEKIAVLEEGADAVAFSSGMAAISSVLLSLLAPGDEVIAHRTVYGSSYSVLAQVLPRYGIHCRFLDLRELPRLQENMGERVKVIYFETPANPNLEIIDIAQVAAVANKWGAKVVVDNTFATPYFQRPLTLGADVVVHSATKYISGHGDVLGGLAVSGDGEYIHRLKFGFMCELGGVMSPFNGWLLLRGLKTLGLRMERHERNAYEVARFLLYHPKVEAVYYPGLPQFSGHETAKKQMNGFGGMLSFEVRGGLEPAKKLVNSLGLIKLAVSLGDAETLVEHPAAMTHRGYPREALAQFGLTESMIRLSIGLEDPEDIIADLEQALAQL; encoded by the coding sequence GTGGTTCAGAAGAAAAAACACGGTTTCAATACCCTCTCGATCCACAGCGGGAGCCAGCCCTTTCACGCCGTCAATCCCCCGATTTTCATGACTTCCACCTTCCATTTCGACAGCTTGGAGCACGCTGAGGAGACTTTTTCTTTCGCCCGGGCCGATTACGTGTATACCCGCGGGAATAATCCTACTCTAAGACTGCTGGAGGAGAAGATCGCCGTGCTGGAAGAGGGGGCTGATGCGGTGGCTTTCAGCTCCGGCATGGCGGCCATTAGCTCCGTCCTGTTGTCCTTGCTGGCACCGGGGGATGAAGTGATCGCCCACCGCACGGTCTACGGCAGCAGTTACAGCGTGCTGGCCCAGGTCTTGCCCCGGTACGGGATCCATTGCCGTTTCCTGGACTTAAGGGAGCTGCCGAGGCTGCAAGAAAACATGGGGGAGCGGGTGAAGGTCATCTATTTTGAAACCCCGGCTAATCCGAACCTGGAGATCATTGATATCGCGCAGGTGGCGGCCGTTGCCAACAAATGGGGTGCTAAAGTGGTGGTGGACAATACCTTTGCCACCCCTTATTTCCAGAGACCTTTGACCCTGGGGGCCGACGTGGTGGTGCACAGTGCCACCAAGTATATTTCCGGCCACGGAGATGTTTTGGGAGGTTTAGCGGTCAGTGGCGACGGGGAATATATCCACCGGTTGAAATTTGGCTTTATGTGTGAATTGGGTGGGGTGATGAGCCCTTTCAACGGGTGGCTTTTGCTGCGGGGCTTGAAAACCCTCGGCCTCAGGATGGAGCGCCATGAAAGGAATGCTTACGAAGTAGCCCGGTTCCTACTTTACCATCCCAAAGTGGAAGCTGTCTACTATCCCGGCTTGCCCCAGTTTTCCGGCCATGAGACGGCGAAAAAGCAGATGAACGGTTTTGGGGGCATGCTGAGTTTTGAGGTGCGGGGAGGGCTGGAGCCTGCCAAAAAACTGGTCAACAGCTTGGGGTTGATTAAACTGGCCGTGAGCTTGGGTGATGCGGAAACCCTGGTGGAGCACCCGGCGGCCATGACCCATCGCGGTTATCCCAGGGAAGCCCTGGCGCAATTCGGCCTCACGGAGAGCATGATTCGCCTTTCCATCGGTTTGGAGGACCCGGAAGATATTATTGCCGACCTGGAACAAGCCCTGGCCCAGCTGTAG
- a CDS encoding class II aldolase/adducin family protein, whose translation MGVNKLTKREEAKRAVVETGQRILTSGLVVGTWGNVSARVPGEPELVAITPSGMDYMALTEEDIVLLDLSGNLVEGRRKPSIEVPLHLAVYQARPEVNGVVHVHSVYATAWAAARQPVPGALEDLVQIVGGEVRVSRYALPGTRELAQYAVEALENRMAALLANHGLIALGRDLPEALKTCQVVEKAAQALLYAKLLGGWVELSRQDIAAMREFFLHSYGQR comes from the coding sequence ATGGGGGTTAACAAGTTGACAAAACGGGAAGAAGCGAAACGAGCGGTGGTGGAGACGGGCCAAAGGATTTTAACCAGCGGTTTAGTGGTCGGCACCTGGGGCAATGTGAGCGCCCGGGTACCCGGCGAGCCTGAGTTAGTGGCTATTACGCCCAGCGGCATGGATTACATGGCCCTGACGGAAGAGGATATTGTGCTGCTTGATTTGTCCGGTAACCTGGTGGAGGGCCGGCGGAAACCTTCCATCGAAGTGCCTTTGCACCTGGCGGTGTATCAAGCCCGCCCGGAGGTTAATGGAGTGGTCCATGTACATAGTGTCTATGCCACCGCCTGGGCTGCGGCCAGGCAACCGGTGCCGGGAGCGCTGGAGGACCTGGTGCAGATTGTGGGCGGCGAGGTGCGGGTCAGCCGGTACGCTTTACCGGGTACCAGGGAGCTGGCTCAATACGCGGTGGAAGCTCTGGAAAACCGGATGGCCGCCCTGTTGGCCAATCACGGGCTCATCGCCCTGGGCCGGGATTTGCCGGAAGCCTTGAAAACCTGCCAGGTGGTGGAAAAAGCGGCCCAGGCCTTACTTTATGCCAAGTTGCTGGGCGGGTGGGTGGAATTATCCCGGCAGGACATCGCGGCTATGCGAGAGTTTTTCCTTCATTCTTACGGGCAGAGGTGA